TCCAGGATTACTGGAGTGGATAGTATATGACGACTTCGTGGTATACAGAGGACCCTTCTTGCCGATAGGACGAGCCCCTTACTACATTGGCAAGGTCGCAGCAACTTTTCCCTTTAATAAAAAAATTGAACCTAGCATTTATCCCGGCCTGATATCTTATCTAACAGAGTGGTACATAAAAAATAGAAGTTAAAAGCCCAGTGAGGTGTTCTAATGAAAGTTGCAGATCTCTTCAAAAAAAGCAATTTCCCTGATTTCCGTCTTCTAGGGGGAGCAGAAGGTGTATCAAACAAGATAACCTCTGTCTCCGTCATAGATTCGCCGGATGTCTTCAGGTGGATGCGAGGAGGCGAGTTCCTAATAGGGAGCGGTTACATCTTCAAGGAAGCCCCGGACAGCATGGCAGAGTTCATGCGCCTGGTGGCTGAAAGGGAAATAGCTGCCCTGGGGATCAAAATAGATAGATACCACTCCAAAATTCCGGAAAGCTGCATAAAGGAAGCAGACAAGCTGGGACTCCCCTTGATAGAGATTCCCCTTAAATACCGTTGGATAGACATAAACGAGATAGTTTACGGATACATACTGAAGGAAAAGGAAGGGAACAAAAACCAAAAGGGTGTAGCTTTACAGGAGATATTCAGCGAGACTTGGGATAACCACTCATTGCTTGCCAACCTGGCTTCCAGTATCAACTGTCCCTTGGCGATTAAGGCTTTCGACCTCAACATAAATAACTACTACGAAATCGATGGCTCCGTACATGACTCGGAAAGATCCGAGGCTGTTTTCTCCCTCCCACCTCTGAGCGAAAAAGAGATGCCCTCCCAAGGTGCAGTGACCATACATGTAAGGGAGACATTGATAGAGGGAGAAAAAAGGCATGTAGCTCTATTTACTTTGAGCTCCCAGCCTCCAATTGAGATGGCCCTCATCTTACCTCCAGGAGAACAGTACCCATCGATCAAACATGAAAGGATGGCCATAAGGGCCTTAGGGATCCTAAGGGGTAACAGTTTCGAGGCAAGATTGCACAACAACGCCCTATCAGCCCAAAGGGACCAGTTCCTGCAAAACCTGTGCCTAGGAACCTACAACAACGAGGAGATGGTTATGCATAGGGCCAAGGAACTCAAGATAGACATGCCAGAGGAGGCAATTGTCCTTCTAACGTGCTCAACAAAGGACACTTACGCTCCCCCTCTGTGGCGTCCCCCTTTTCCTTTGAGCTACAAACATGCCAACCAATGGATAAGCATCGCAAGCACCACAGAGTACAAAGCATACCGGGAGGATCTGCAAAAAGCCGCCAAAGACGAAAGGCTATGGATCGCAGCGGGGAGCACGGTTAAAAAATGGGACAACATAAAGCTATCCTATGAAGAGGCCAAAAGGGCTATTGATTGGCTGAGAAAATTTAAACCTGTCCCAGGAATATACATATACGGAGAACTGGCCATGCACACCCTACTCAATCGGCTGGCTTCTCTTCCTGAGGCAAAAGGCCTTTGGAAGCGGTATTGGGCCCCAGTCCTTTACGAGAACTCTGCAAGACGAGCAGTACCTCTGTCGGAAGTGGCAAAAGCCCTGATATCCTCCGACTTTAACATAAAGGAGTGCGCAAGCTCACTGCACCTTCACTACAACACGGTGAGAAACTACATCAAGGAACTTGAGGATGTGCTTCAGGTAGACTTGAACAATAGGCTCCACAGGTTGGCCATAACCTTGGGTTACTACATCCACACTTTACGGGACAATACCCCATGGGATGATACGTAATATTTATCGAGACAACAAATGGGGGGCTATGCCCCCCATTTGTTTGACGAATTAAGAACTTTTCTTCTTATAAGGGATTCGCTTTGCAGGCTCAAAGGGGCATTTGCCTTCCTTCAATATCCAATCCTTGTAAACGCCCACGTTTCGATCCTCTATATGATCGAATATCATGGGGGATTTGGTGCCGTGGCTGACATATTTTATTGGATCTGGATCCAGCTTTGCGGAGATTATTTCATCATTACCTCTGGCCTGTGCCAATTTCCATCCCGTGGGGTCTATTATCATGGAGCTACCGAAGAAGCTGTTGCCCGAACCATCCACTCCCACCGAGTTGATGGCCACATAATACACGTGATTGTCGTAGGCCCTGGCCTGGTTCACAAACTGCCAAATATCGTAAGTGCGAAGCAAGGCAGAAGGTCTCACTATGACCTCGGCCCCCATGAGGGTCTCCGTTGTCGCAAGATCGGGAAAATCACCATCATAGCATATGGTAAGTCCTATCTTGGCAAATTTGGTCTCCACAACTACAGGTTTGTCTCCAGCTGTGGTCCACCCTCCACCTTCCTTTCTCTCCGTTGGGAAGGGATGGGTCTTGTCATAGATGTCACCCACTATGTTGCCGTTATCGTCTATAACCATGCAGGAATTGTAAACTATATCCTTGGAAGGCCCCCTCCGATAAGTGGGCCAAACCACATGAACGCCTAACTTAGCTGCCGCTTCCTGGATTGGCTCGGTTATAGGACCTGGAACGTCGCTTACGGCCTCCCAGAGAGATTCGATAGTCTCTTCCTGTGTAGCCTTGGGAAGAGGAGTAAAGCCCGTGGTTATGGTCTCTGGAAAGACCACTAGATCTGCTTCATGTTCCTTGACTGCCTTCTCAAGGAAGACTAAGGCCTTTTCTATGTTGGCCTTGACATCCATGGGCTTTATGGTGAACTGGCATCCTGCAACTATAAATTCCTTCACTTACCTTTCCTCCCTTCAAAGTGAAAACACATAGTCTTAGAAACTAACCGGCAGGTAGGAGCCGATTATGTATATGATGCCCACCACGAGCATGACCGCCGTGGAATAACCGATAATGTCTCTTGCCTTCAGCCCCGTGATTCCGAGCAGCGCTATGGCCCAGAAGGGCTGAAGCATGTTGGACCAACAGTTACCCCAAGCCTGGGTAGTAGCGACCTTGACAACGTCGACGCCCAACATCTGGGCAGACTTTACAGCAATGGGACCTTGCACCGCCCACTGACCGCCGCCGCTGGGCACGAAGAGGTTTACTATGGATGAGGTTATGAAGGTCCACATGGGCAACGTCCTGGGAGTGGAGAAGGAAACGATCCAACCTGCAAACACGTCCACAAGTCCGCTGTGTCGGATCATGCCCATGATCCCAGCATAGAATGGGAACTGCAGAATGATTCCGGCTACGCTTTTGGCGGAATCCGATACGGCCTTTACGTAGCTGGCTACGGTCCTGTGAAGTATCATGCCCAGGAACAGGAAGATGGCGTTTACTATGTTAAGATTCAGGTCGAAGCCCTTGGTAGCGAAGTGATAGACTATGTAAGCCACGCCCAAGGCACAGATTAGGTAGTTCACTATGATACTGTGATTCAAACGGTCGCCTATTGTTGGATTTTGA
The DNA window shown above is from Thermovirga lienii DSM 17291 and carries:
- a CDS encoding transcriptional regulator, CdaR (PFAM: Purine catabolism regulatory protein-like family~COGs: COG3835 Sugar diacid utilization regulator~InterPro IPR012914~KEGG: tai:Taci_0407 transcriptional regulator, CdaR~PFAM: purine catabolism PurC domain protein~SPTR: Putative transcriptional regulatory protein), translated to MKVADLFKKSNFPDFRLLGGAEGVSNKITSVSVIDSPDVFRWMRGGEFLIGSGYIFKEAPDSMAEFMRLVAEREIAALGIKIDRYHSKIPESCIKEADKLGLPLIEIPLKYRWIDINEIVYGYILKEKEGNKNQKGVALQEIFSETWDNHSLLANLASSINCPLAIKAFDLNINNYYEIDGSVHDSERSEAVFSLPPLSEKEMPSQGAVTIHVRETLIEGEKRHVALFTLSSQPPIEMALILPPGEQYPSIKHERMAIRALGILRGNSFEARLHNNALSAQRDQFLQNLCLGTYNNEEMVMHRAKELKIDMPEEAIVLLTCSTKDTYAPPLWRPPFPLSYKHANQWISIASTTEYKAYREDLQKAAKDERLWIAAGSTVKKWDNIKLSYEEAKRAIDWLRKFKPVPGIYIYGELAMHTLLNRLASLPEAKGLWKRYWAPVLYENSARRAVPLSEVAKALISSDFNIKECASSLHLHYNTVRNYIKELEDVLQVDLNNRLHRLAITLGYYIHTLRDNTPWDDT
- a CDS encoding Nitrilase/cyanide hydratase and apolipoprotein N-acyltransferase (PFAM: Carbon-nitrogen hydrolase~COGs: COG0388 amidohydrolase~InterPro IPR003010~KEGG: amt:Amet_0691 nitrilase/cyanide hydratase and apolipoprotein N-acyltransferase~PFAM: Nitrilase/cyanide hydratase and apolipoprotein N-acyltransferase~SPTR: Nitrilase/cyanide hydratase and apolipoprotein N-acyltransferase) — translated: MKEFIVAGCQFTIKPMDVKANIEKALVFLEKAVKEHEADLVVFPETITTGFTPLPKATQEETIESLWEAVSDVPGPITEPIQEAAAKLGVHVVWPTYRRGPSKDIVYNSCMVIDDNGNIVGDIYDKTHPFPTERKEGGGWTTAGDKPVVVETKFAKIGLTICYDGDFPDLATTETLMGAEVIVRPSALLRTYDIWQFVNQARAYDNHVYYVAINSVGVDGSGNSFFGSSMIIDPTGWKLAQARGNDEIISAKLDPDPIKYVSHGTKSPMIFDHIEDRNVGVYKDWILKEGKCPFEPAKRIPYKKKSS